Proteins encoded together in one Oncorhynchus mykiss isolate Arlee chromosome 7, USDA_OmykA_1.1, whole genome shotgun sequence window:
- the LOC118965373 gene encoding ermin-like: MERTPQETKLETGVSTGQPVKGAGPNTFTKPRENHEEPEEECEEEEEGSNGGGRQSPDEKPGTKNASKYSTVSYRKIRKGNTKQRIDEFESMVNT, translated from the coding sequence ATGGAGAGGACTCCACAGGAGACAAAGCTGGAGACTGGGGTGTCCACTGGTCAACCTGTAAAAGGGGCAGGTCCTAACACATTCACCAAGCCAAGAGAGAACCATGAGGAACCTGAGGAAgagtgtgaggaggaggaagaggggtcaAATGGAGGTGGGCGGCAGTCCCCTGACGAGAAGCCTGGCACTAAAAATGCTTCAAAGTACAGCACCGTCTCCTACAGGAAGATACGGAAAGGGAACACCAAACAGAGGATTGATGAGTTTGAGTCCATGGTAAACACATAA
- the LOC110497020 gene encoding periodic tryptophan protein 2 homolog: protein MKFAYRFSNLLGAVYRRGNLSFSKDGNSVISPVGNRISVFDLKNNKSETLPVSTAKNITCVGLSPDGNLAILVDEDGAALLISLITRAVLHHFHFHKPVASIRFSPDGRKFVVTKENVALMYHAPGRNREFNAFVLDKSYYGPYDETTCIDWTDDSKCFVVGSKDMSTWVFGAERWSNLIYYSLGGHKDIMVGCFFEKDSLDLYTVSQDGTLCVWESDTELDGLVLRKTRLPAERGEEEERGEGEENEPRGEVIRGKGERPKEKEGTKNVRYKQRSKHFFNKEGDFNNLTAAAFHKPTHILVTGFASGIFHLHELPEFNLIHSLSISDQRIATVSMNSSGDWIGFGCSGLGQLLVWEWQSESYVFKQQGHFNNMAALAYSPDGQYIATGGDDGKVKVWNMTSGLCFVTFTEHTSSVTNVTFTSRGFVIVSASLDGTVRAFDLHRYRNFRTFTSPRPAQFSSLAVDPSGDLVSAGAQDSFEVFIWSMQTGRLLEVLGGHEGPVSCLCFSPVQSILASASWDKTVRLWDMMDSWQTKETLRLTSDGLAVSYRPDGQELAVATLDGEISFWSPQSANQTGSISGRHDLKMGRKETEKITSKQSAKGKSFTSLCYSADGESILAGGQSKFVCIYNIREQILMKKFEISCNLSLDAMEEFLDRRKMTEFGSLALVDEGVGDGDGVELSLPGVRKGDMSSRHFKPEIRVSSLRFSPTGRSWAATSTEGLLTYSLDGALVFDPYDLDLDVTPASVRRQLRQAKWAAAIVLAFRLNETALTQEVLEAVPHHQITVVCGSLPDVYVEKLLGFIASALERCGHLQFYLSWSQSLLTQHGQKLKTRSGAVLPTIQSLQKSIQKHFEDLSKLCDWNMYTIRYAVALSKQKGVKRTAGDALCDKDESEDSEVMSEDSLEETDMLV from the exons ATGAAGTTTGCTTACAGG TTTTCCAATTTGTTGGGAGCTGTGTATCGTCGTGGGAATCTGAGTTTCTCCAAGGATGGCAACTCTGTGATAAGTCCGGTGGGAAACCGCATCTCCGTCTTTGATCTAAAAAA CAACAAGTCAGAGACACTGCCAGTGTCCACTGCCAAGAACATCACCTGTGTCGGCCTCTCCCCCGATGGGAACCTGGCTATACTGGTGGATGAAGATGGAGCAGCGTTGCTGATCAGCCTGATCACAAGGGCTGTTCTCCATCACTTCCACTTCCACAAACCTGTGGCCAGTATCCGCTTCTCTCCTGATGGCAG GAAGTTTGTGGTAACCAAGGAGAATGTAGCGTTGATGTACCACGCTCCCGGGAGGAACCGGGAGTTCAATGCCTTTGTCTTGGACAAGAGCTACTACGGACCCTACGATGAGACCACCTGCATCGACTGGACCGACGACTCCAA GTGCTTTGTGGTGGGCAGCAAAGACATGTCTACCTGGGTGTTTGGAGCCGAGCGCTGGTCCAACCTCATCTACTACTCTCTGGGGGGACACAAGGACATCATGGTGGGCTGCTTCTTCGAGAAGGACAGTTTAGAT TTGTACACAGTGAGCCAGGATGGGAcgctgtgtgtgtgggagagtgatACGGAGCTGGACGGGCTGGTTCTGAGAAAGACCAGGCTaccagcagagagaggagaggaggaggagagaggagaaggagaggagaatgagCCCAGAGGAGAGGTGATCAGAGGGAAAGGAGAAAGACCCAAGGAGAAGGAGGGAACCAAGAACGTCAGATACAAACAGAGGAGCAA ACACTTCTTTAACAAGGAGGGTGACTTCAACAACCTGACGGCTGCAGCGTTCCACAAGCCCACACACATCCTGGTGACTGGGTTCGCCTCGGGGATCTTCCATCTCCACGAACTGCCCGAGTTCAACCTCATCCACTCCCTAAG TATCTCAGACCAGAGGATCGCCACAGTGTCAATGAACAGCTCTGGCGACTGGATAGGCTTTGGCTGCTCAG GTCTGGGCCAGCTGCTGGTGTGGGAGTGGCAGAGTGAATCCTACGTGTTCAAACAGCAGGGACACTTCAACAACATGGCCGCCCTGGCTTACTCCCCCGACGGACAGTACATCGCTACAGGAGGGGATGATGGGAAA GTGAAAGTGTGGAACATGACCAGCGGCTTGTGCTTCGTCACGTTCACAGaacacaccagctctgtcactaATGTCACCTTCACCTCCAGAGGCTTTGTCATCGTCAGCGCCTCCCTGGATGGAACGGTCCGAGCCTTCGACCTGCACAG GTACCGTAACTTCCGTACGTTCACGTCTCCGCGGCCGGCCCAGTTCTCGTCTCTGGCGGTGGACCCGAGCGGGGACCTGGTGAGCGCTGGGGCCCAGGACTCCTTCGAGGTCTTCATCTGGTCCATGCAAACTGGACGCCTGCTAGAGGTCCTGGGGGGCCACGAGGGCCCGGTGAGCTGTCTGTGTTTCAGCCCGGTGCAGTCCATCCTGGCCAGTGCATCATGGGACAAGACAGTCCGCCTCTGGGACATGATGGACAGCTGGCAGACCAAAGAGACGCTCCGTCTCACCTCTGATG GCCTGGCGGTGTCGTACCGGCCGGATGGTCAGGAGCTGGCCGTGGCCACGCTGGACGGAGAGATCTCCTTCTGGAGCCcccagtcagccaatcagacagGCTCGATCAGCGGACGCCACGACCTGAAGATGGGACGCAAGGAGACCGAGAAGATCACCTCCAAACAGTCTGCCAAGGGCAA GTCCTTCACATCGCTGTGCTACTCTGCAGACGGGGAGTCCATCCTGGCTGGAGGCCAGTCCAAGTTTGTCTGCATCTACAACATCAGAGAACAGATCCTCATGAAGAAGTTTGAGATCTCCTGCAACCTGTCCCTGGACGCCATGGAG GAGTTCTTGGACCGGAGGAAAATGACAGAGTTTGGGAGTCTGGCGCTGGTGGATGAGGGGGTGGGCGATGGGGACGGGGTAGAGCTCAGTCTGCCAGGGGTTAGGAAAGGAGACATGAGCTCTCGCCATTTCAAGCCTGAAATCAGAGTGAGCTCTCTCCGCTTCTCTCCTACTG gtcGTAGCTGGGCTGCTACCTCCACGGAGGGTCTGCTAACCTACTCTCTGGACGGGGCgctggtatttgacccctatgaCCTTGACCTGGACGTGACCCCCGCCAGCGTCCGCCGACAGCTGCGCCAGGCCAAGTGGGCAGCAGCCATCGTGCTGGCGTTCCGTCTCAACGAGACCGCCCTCACACAAGAAGTCCTGGAGGCCGTGCCACACCACCAGA tcacCGTGGTGTGCGGCTCCCTGCCTGACGTCTATGTAGAGAAACTGTTAGGTTTCATAGCATCAGCCCTGGAGCGATGTGGTCACCTGCAGTTCTACCTGAGCTGGTCCCAGTCTCTCCTCACGCAGCATGGACAGAAACTCAAAACCAG GTCAGGAGCTGTTCTCCCCACCATTCAGTCACTGCAGAAGAGTATTCAGAAACACTTTGAGGATCTCTCAAAACT TTGTGACTGGAACATGTACACCATCCGCTACGCAGTCGCCCTGTCCAAGCAGAAGGGTGTGAAGAGGACAGCGGGGGACGCTCTCTGTGACAAGGACGAGAGTGAGGACTCTGAGGTGATGAGCGAGGACTCTCTGGAGGAGACAGACATGCTCGTGTAG